The proteins below come from a single Flavobacterium lindanitolerans genomic window:
- a CDS encoding alpha/beta hydrolase: MKSFLTLLFSFTITFSFAQKTSPKTEPFVLGRIEKINSKVLNETRTLNIYIPDSYNKNPKTAYPVIYLLDGSANEDFIHVTGLVQFLTMIQKMPESIIVGIANVDRKRDFTFPTTNVQDKKDFPTTGHSEKFLSFVEKELLPYVKKHYRTSTATIAGQSLGGLFVTETLLKKPELFDNYIIISPSLWWDDESLLRKAPELLEKKRNKKIQVFVAVGSEGQQMEDDAFQLSEILAKSKDNLVSSFAKMTEENHLTILHNSLYKALEAINKTQ; the protein is encoded by the coding sequence ATGAAATCCTTTTTAACCCTTTTATTTTCCTTTACCATTACCTTTTCTTTTGCACAAAAAACAAGTCCGAAAACCGAACCTTTTGTTTTGGGCAGAATTGAAAAAATCAATTCAAAGGTTTTGAATGAAACCCGAACCCTGAACATCTATATTCCGGACAGTTACAATAAAAATCCGAAAACGGCTTACCCGGTTATTTACCTTCTGGACGGTTCTGCCAACGAAGATTTTATACATGTCACCGGACTTGTGCAGTTCCTGACCATGATTCAGAAAATGCCCGAATCGATTATTGTTGGAATCGCCAACGTCGACAGGAAAAGAGATTTTACATTTCCGACAACGAACGTTCAGGACAAAAAAGACTTCCCTACTACCGGCCATTCTGAAAAGTTTCTGAGTTTTGTTGAAAAAGAACTGCTTCCTTACGTCAAAAAACACTACCGCACCAGCACCGCTACAATTGCCGGACAATCACTAGGCGGGCTTTTTGTAACAGAAACGCTTCTTAAAAAACCGGAACTTTTTGATAATTATATTATTATAAGCCCAAGCCTTTGGTGGGACGATGAATCCTTACTACGTAAAGCTCCGGAATTATTAGAAAAAAAGCGGAACAAAAAAATTCAGGTGTTTGTAGCCGTTGGTTCTGAAGGACAACAAATGGAGGACGATGCGTTCCAACTTTCGGAAATTCTGGCAAAATCAAAAGACAATCTGGTTTCTTCCTTCGCAAAAATGACAGAAGAAAATCATCTTACAATACTGCACAATTCACTTTACAAGGCATTGGAAGCAATAAATAAAACGCAATAA
- a CDS encoding Ada metal-binding domain-containing protein, with the protein MIAHEHITDALLRRKIIRKEILLGGNKKLKIYGNLRCQSGKRMLRKNRVFFISEEEALQNGYRPCGHCLSEKYKIWKTNNSNGFI; encoded by the coding sequence ATGATAGCACACGAACACATTACAGATGCCTTGCTTCGCAGAAAAATCATCAGGAAGGAAATCCTGTTGGGAGGAAATAAGAAGTTGAAAATTTACGGTAACTTGCGTTGTCAATCCGGGAAAAGAATGCTGCGGAAAAACAGGGTTTTCTTCATCTCTGAAGAAGAAGCCTTACAAAACGGCTACAGGCCTTGCGGACACTGCCTCTCGGAAAAATATAAAATCTGGAAAACCAATAACAGTAATGGATTTATTTAA
- a CDS encoding THC0290_0291 family protein, translated as MPRIYFLILALAFGGLNAAFAQFGFSHEIGVIVGPVALQSDYGERHDLSTNAGNTGIGVGIIHYLNFSYKAECNCYARETFFNDHFKVRTELSYSKTNLQHFGKWVDDSKTSVTAQQLRNMRGSTAITNIGMQLEYYPLSIRDFTASDGSWAPFISLGAQFSHYNPEAKSTTGPLTIINTPVKYRDAFKNESGTVWSVVSSVGTRYKLNELSDLMVDLRFQYYFSDWVDGLRPDPARYSENKANDWLVWLNVGYIYYLN; from the coding sequence ATGCCCAGAATCTATTTTTTAATTCTAGCATTAGCTTTTGGAGGGCTAAATGCTGCTTTTGCCCAATTTGGCTTTTCGCATGAAATTGGGGTAATCGTGGGTCCTGTAGCACTTCAATCAGACTATGGAGAGCGCCACGACTTAAGCACAAATGCTGGAAATACAGGAATTGGAGTTGGAATTATTCACTACCTTAATTTTTCTTATAAAGCAGAGTGTAACTGTTATGCTCGTGAGACGTTTTTTAACGACCACTTTAAAGTTAGAACCGAATTGTCCTATAGCAAGACCAACTTGCAGCACTTTGGAAAATGGGTTGATGACAGCAAAACCAGCGTTACCGCCCAACAGCTAAGAAATATGAGAGGAAGCACTGCGATTACCAATATCGGAATGCAGCTTGAATATTATCCGCTAAGTATCCGTGATTTTACGGCTTCTGACGGAAGCTGGGCACCTTTTATCAGCTTAGGAGCTCAATTCAGCCATTACAATCCGGAAGCAAAGTCTACAACCGGACCATTGACAATCATCAACACGCCTGTAAAATATCGTGATGCTTTCAAAAACGAATCCGGAACCGTATGGTCTGTCGTTTCCAGCGTTGGAACGCGATACAAACTGAATGAATTATCAGATTTGATGGTGGATTTGAGATTCCAGTATTATTTTTCTGACTGGGTTGACGGATTGCGACCAGACCCGGCTCGCTACTCAGAAAACAAAGCCAACGACTGGCTGGTTTGGCTAAACGTAGGTTATATCTACTATTTGAATTAA
- a CDS encoding 2OG-Fe(II) oxygenase codes for MENIQEKFTALDLAAFNDEMNEKGYAIIPKLITERQCDELIKNYDNPSGYRKTVVMERYRFGLGEYKYFNYPLPDLIQGIRENLYPKLAPIANLWMKVLNINSRFPTDFHELQALCHANNQLKPTVLILKYGKGGYNTLHQDLYGDIFFPMQTVLFLDNPDEDYTGGEFVLTQQTPRAQSKAIVLKPKKGDALVFTTNFRPVKGSKGYYRVNMKHGVSELHSGKRHTLGIIFHDAIS; via the coding sequence ATGGAAAACATACAGGAAAAATTTACAGCGCTTGATTTGGCTGCATTTAACGATGAAATGAACGAAAAAGGATATGCCATCATTCCTAAGCTGATTACAGAACGGCAATGCGATGAACTCATAAAAAATTACGACAATCCTTCCGGCTATCGGAAAACTGTGGTTATGGAACGCTACCGTTTTGGATTGGGAGAATATAAATATTTTAATTATCCGCTTCCGGACCTGATTCAGGGCATCCGAGAAAACCTGTATCCAAAACTAGCACCAATTGCCAATTTGTGGATGAAGGTACTGAACATAAATTCCCGTTTCCCTACCGATTTTCATGAATTGCAGGCACTTTGCCATGCCAACAACCAGTTAAAACCAACGGTGCTGATTCTGAAATATGGTAAGGGCGGATACAACACACTGCATCAGGATTTATATGGAGATATCTTTTTCCCGATGCAGACCGTACTTTTCTTAGACAATCCGGATGAAGATTATACCGGTGGCGAATTCGTACTGACACAACAAACGCCAAGAGCACAATCCAAAGCAATTGTACTCAAACCAAAAAAAGGTGACGCATTAGTATTCACAACCAATTTCCGACCTGTAAAAGGTTCCAAAGGTTATTACCGCGTTAATATGAAACATGGCGTAAGCGAATTGCATTCGGGTAAACGGCATACGCTAGGTATTATTTTTCACGATGCCATAAGCTGA
- the gdhA gene encoding NADP-specific glutamate dehydrogenase — MSESINSFVEAVATRNPNEPEFLQAVKEVAETVIPFIEENKKYQNKMLLERMVEAERVVMFRVVWMDDAGNTQVNRGYRIQMNSAIGPYKGGIRFHPSVNLSILKFLAFEQTFKNSLTTLPMGGGKGGADFDPKGKSDNEIMKFCQAFMTELSKHIGDNTDVPAGDIGVGGREVGYMFGQYKRLRNEFTGVLTGKGISFGGSLIRPEATGYGDVYFAQSMLQTKGQSFEGKTVVVSGSGNVAQYAAEKATQLGGKVVTLSDSAGYIYDADGIDAEKLAYVMQLKNVDYARISEYTKKYPSAKYVAGKRPWEVKCDIALPCATQNELDGEEAKLLVANGCICVAEGANMPSTPEAVEVFQKAKILFAPGKASNAGGVATSGLEMSQNSLRLSWTSEEVDERLKRIMLDIHTSCVKYGSDGTGYVDYVKGANIAGFVKVADAMLAQGVV, encoded by the coding sequence ATGTCAGAAAGTATTAACTCTTTTGTTGAAGCAGTTGCTACAAGAAATCCTAATGAGCCTGAATTTCTACAGGCTGTAAAAGAAGTTGCAGAGACTGTAATTCCTTTTATCGAAGAAAATAAAAAATACCAAAACAAGATGCTTTTGGAAAGAATGGTCGAAGCTGAGCGTGTTGTCATGTTCAGAGTTGTCTGGATGGATGACGCCGGAAATACTCAGGTAAACCGCGGCTACAGAATCCAGATGAATTCAGCAATCGGACCTTACAAAGGAGGTATCCGTTTCCATCCTTCTGTAAACCTGAGCATCTTAAAATTCCTTGCTTTTGAGCAGACATTTAAAAACAGCCTGACTACACTGCCAATGGGTGGTGGAAAAGGAGGCGCTGATTTTGACCCAAAAGGAAAATCAGATAACGAAATTATGAAATTCTGCCAGGCGTTTATGACGGAATTGTCTAAGCATATTGGTGACAATACCGATGTTCCTGCGGGTGATATTGGTGTTGGAGGAAGAGAAGTGGGTTACATGTTTGGTCAGTACAAAAGACTTAGAAATGAATTTACGGGTGTTTTGACCGGTAAAGGAATTTCTTTCGGGGGTTCTCTTATCCGTCCTGAGGCTACGGGTTATGGCGATGTGTATTTTGCACAAAGCATGCTTCAGACCAAAGGACAGAGCTTTGAAGGCAAAACAGTTGTAGTTTCCGGTTCCGGAAACGTAGCACAATATGCTGCAGAAAAAGCAACGCAATTGGGAGGTAAGGTAGTTACCCTGTCTGATTCTGCCGGTTATATTTATGATGCGGATGGAATCGATGCTGAAAAACTGGCTTATGTGATGCAGCTTAAAAATGTGGACTATGCCAGAATCAGCGAGTACACGAAAAAATATCCAAGCGCAAAATATGTAGCCGGAAAACGTCCGTGGGAAGTAAAATGCGATATCGCTTTGCCTTGTGCTACCCAGAATGAATTGGACGGAGAAGAAGCAAAATTATTAGTGGCAAACGGATGTATTTGTGTAGCTGAAGGTGCTAACATGCCTTCAACGCCTGAAGCTGTTGAGGTTTTCCAGAAAGCTAAAATTCTTTTTGCTCCGGGTAAAGCATCCAATGCAGGTGGAGTAGCCACTTCCGGTCTTGAAATGTCTCAAAACTCATTGCGTTTGAGCTGGACTTCTGAAGAAGTAGACGAAAGATTAAAAAGAATTATGCTTGACATCCACACATCATGCGTAAAATATGGTTCTGACGGAACCGGATATGTAGATTACGTAAAAGGGGCAAACATTGCAGGCTTTGTGAAAGTAGCCGATGCCATGCTGGCACAAGGAGTCGTATAA
- a CDS encoding T9SS type A sorting domain-containing protein, whose amino-acid sequence MKKQFLIFLFSFFIQIAFAQNNQLWKGYFSYNEVNDLTESATRITGATQKSLFSKNLATNELKTVTTINGLSGQDITAVYYSQAFNKTIIGHANGLMLILTESTGHILIVPGIRDQAGLTPNRKRINHFYEHEGKLYISCDFGVVQYNLDTLGFGDTYLLGPAGEEVKAYQSTVLNNFIYVATAESGIRRADLSNPNLNDFNQWQTFDSGIWTGIVTHNNQIVGISANRVARHTGTAFATVTNLMQPGIDLRSYQNNLIATTLNHVYTYNENFSQTAHIVSSSIPEMTAAFNCATVIDGTIYIGTKENGIISTEVTNTATFLVIKPDGPAKNNIFAIQTTPTGKLWAVYGGYNVFYVPDVSSNGISKFSENGWLNIPYEDVLQAHSLSRITINPSNENQLYISSFHSGLLKVENDVVVAKYDHTTQNGPESLFFGPDPNYKSVRINGAGFDRSGNLWFNNSRVENAIKVLKTNGSWQSYSIDGFATGYLEQDYGRMAIDKNGTKWFVSSLNGVIGFNENAATKFRLAASQEDAGNPLIKNAIAVAVDNRNQLWIGTMQGLRVLPSVDRFMGESDLETNPIIIIEDGLPQELLYEQFITDIVVDGANNKWIGTADSGVFLVSSNGQQTIHRFTRENSPLPSNSINDIDINAVTGEVFFATTAGLVSFQGTSTKGNDDLSQVYIYPNPVRPEFTGTVKISGLINDANIKITDIEGNLVYETTSEGGTIEWDTKAFGKYRVASGVYMVFISSKDGSETKVKKVMIIR is encoded by the coding sequence ATGAAAAAGCAATTCCTAATTTTTCTTTTTTCTTTTTTTATACAAATCGCTTTTGCCCAGAACAATCAGTTATGGAAGGGCTATTTCTCCTATAATGAAGTAAACGACCTTACAGAATCAGCTACAAGAATAACAGGTGCTACACAAAAAAGCTTGTTTTCCAAAAATCTGGCAACCAATGAGCTAAAGACAGTAACCACAATTAATGGTCTTTCCGGTCAGGATATTACTGCCGTTTATTACAGCCAGGCTTTTAATAAAACGATTATTGGGCACGCCAACGGATTGATGCTTATACTTACAGAAAGTACCGGACATATTTTAATTGTGCCCGGAATCCGTGACCAGGCCGGACTAACGCCAAACCGAAAACGCATCAACCATTTTTATGAGCACGAAGGAAAATTATACATTTCCTGTGATTTTGGAGTGGTGCAGTACAATCTGGACACACTTGGATTTGGCGATACCTATCTGCTCGGCCCGGCAGGTGAAGAAGTAAAGGCTTATCAGTCAACGGTTTTAAACAATTTTATTTATGTGGCAACCGCAGAAAGCGGTATCAGGAGAGCCGATCTGTCCAATCCGAATCTTAATGATTTTAACCAATGGCAGACTTTTGATAGCGGAATATGGACAGGAATCGTGACACATAATAACCAGATTGTCGGGATAAGTGCCAATAGAGTTGCAAGACACACCGGAACTGCTTTTGCGACTGTGACCAATCTGATGCAACCCGGAATAGATTTAAGGTCTTACCAAAATAACCTGATTGCTACCACGCTTAATCATGTTTATACCTACAATGAAAACTTTTCACAGACTGCGCATATAGTCAGTAGCAGTATTCCTGAAATGACTGCAGCGTTCAACTGCGCGACTGTCATTGACGGAACTATTTATATTGGTACGAAAGAAAACGGTATTATCTCAACAGAGGTTACCAATACGGCTACGTTTCTGGTAATCAAACCTGACGGTCCTGCAAAGAACAATATTTTTGCAATTCAGACCACGCCTACCGGAAAACTTTGGGCGGTGTATGGAGGATATAATGTGTTTTATGTTCCGGATGTGAGCAGTAACGGCATTAGTAAGTTTTCAGAAAATGGTTGGTTAAATATTCCATATGAGGATGTTCTGCAGGCCCATTCGCTTTCAAGGATAACCATAAATCCGTCTAATGAAAACCAGCTGTATATCAGCTCTTTCCATTCCGGATTACTAAAAGTAGAAAATGATGTAGTCGTGGCAAAATATGACCACACCACCCAAAACGGGCCGGAATCGCTTTTCTTTGGACCAGACCCCAATTATAAATCAGTGCGTATTAATGGTGCCGGATTTGACAGGTCAGGCAATTTGTGGTTTAATAATTCAAGGGTTGAAAATGCCATAAAAGTTTTGAAAACCAATGGTTCGTGGCAGTCCTATTCTATAGATGGTTTCGCAACTGGTTATTTAGAGCAGGATTATGGACGCATGGCAATTGATAAAAACGGAACAAAATGGTTTGTGTCTTCCCTAAACGGAGTTATCGGTTTTAATGAAAATGCCGCAACCAAATTCAGGTTGGCAGCTTCGCAGGAAGATGCCGGAAATCCGCTTATAAAAAACGCGATTGCGGTAGCGGTTGATAACAGAAACCAGCTTTGGATTGGTACGATGCAAGGTTTGAGAGTTCTGCCAAGCGTTGACCGTTTTATGGGAGAAAGCGATTTGGAAACCAACCCGATTATCATCATTGAAGACGGACTTCCGCAGGAATTGCTTTATGAGCAGTTTATTACGGATATAGTAGTTGACGGAGCCAATAACAAATGGATAGGAACCGCAGATTCCGGTGTATTCCTGGTATCTTCTAACGGACAGCAGACCATTCACAGATTTACAAGAGAAAATTCACCACTGCCAAGCAATTCCATTAATGATATCGATATTAATGCTGTGACCGGCGAAGTGTTTTTTGCCACTACGGCAGGTCTTGTTTCTTTTCAGGGTACTTCAACCAAAGGCAATGACGACCTTTCTCAGGTATATATCTATCCGAACCCGGTGCGCCCGGAATTTACGGGAACAGTAAAGATAAGCGGCCTGATTAACGATGCCAATATTAAAATCACCGATATTGAAGGCAATCTCGTTTATGAAACTACTTCTGAAGGAGGAACTATTGAATGGGATACCAAAGCTTTTGGAAAATATAGAGTAGCTTCCGGAGTGTATATGGTATTTATTTCTTCCAAAGACGGGTCTGAAACCAAGGTCAAAAAAGTCATGATAATAAGATAA
- a CDS encoding alpha-ketoglutarate-dependent dioxygenase AlkB family protein, which yields MDLFNDDITANLLPYDGTVIYYGKVMSHARAQFYLEKLLKDIEWKNDEAVIFGKLIITKRKVAWYGDSDYLYTYSNTTKQALPWTKELLELKKLAEEISGTSFNSCLLNLYHDGNEGMAYHSDDEKSLGKNTTIASLSFGAERKFSFKHKQTKDSVSVLLEHGSLLVMKDETQSHWLHRLPPSKKVTRPRVNLTFRTIVL from the coding sequence ATGGATTTATTTAATGATGACATAACAGCCAATCTGCTGCCTTATGACGGAACCGTAATCTACTACGGAAAGGTGATGAGTCATGCCCGGGCACAATTTTATCTGGAAAAATTGCTTAAAGACATCGAATGGAAAAATGACGAGGCCGTTATTTTCGGAAAACTCATCATAACCAAAAGAAAAGTGGCCTGGTATGGGGACAGCGATTATCTGTATACCTATTCCAATACGACCAAACAAGCGTTGCCGTGGACCAAAGAACTCCTGGAATTAAAAAAACTGGCCGAAGAGATTTCAGGAACTTCCTTTAATTCCTGCCTGCTGAACCTCTATCATGACGGAAACGAAGGCATGGCCTATCATAGCGACGATGAAAAATCTTTGGGCAAAAATACGACCATCGCTTCCCTGAGTTTTGGCGCCGAACGAAAATTCTCATTCAAACACAAACAAACAAAAGATAGTGTTTCCGTACTATTAGAGCATGGCAGCCTGCTCGTTATGAAAGACGAAACGCAGAGCCATTGGCTGCATCGCCTGCCACCCTCAAAAAAAGTAACACGGCCAAGAGTCAACCTGACCTTCCGGACCATTGTTTTATAG
- the recO gene encoding DNA repair protein RecO, with protein MLVKTKAIVISALKYQEKSLIVKCFTETDGLKSYFVHNAFSGKNNKQKIAYFQPLNILEIEAVHKNKGTLESFREIKLFAAYHTIHVDIVKSTIIIFLSEMLHHSIREEENNEDLFHFLETALLWLDSHDEIANFHLILLLEITKFLGFYPDASTNDYAFFEMTEGIFTPFQSLSCLSVQETMLFRKLLALRFDSNQQVFNGKERQQLLKIILDYYSFHLDGFKKPKSLEVLKEVFS; from the coding sequence ATGCTTGTCAAGACGAAAGCCATTGTCATCAGTGCCCTCAAGTATCAGGAAAAAAGCCTGATTGTGAAATGTTTTACGGAAACAGACGGATTAAAATCTTATTTCGTTCACAATGCCTTTTCAGGCAAAAACAACAAACAGAAAATAGCCTATTTCCAACCGTTAAATATCCTTGAGATTGAAGCGGTGCATAAAAATAAAGGAACGCTGGAAAGTTTTAGAGAAATTAAACTTTTTGCAGCCTACCACACCATACATGTTGATATTGTAAAAAGCACAATCATTATTTTCCTTTCAGAAATGTTGCATCATAGCATACGGGAAGAGGAGAACAATGAAGACCTTTTTCATTTTCTGGAAACGGCTCTTTTATGGCTTGACAGTCATGATGAGATTGCCAATTTCCACTTGATATTGCTTTTGGAAATTACCAAATTCCTGGGTTTTTATCCGGATGCTTCAACCAATGACTATGCCTTTTTTGAAATGACGGAAGGCATTTTTACACCTTTCCAATCTTTGTCCTGCCTTTCTGTACAGGAGACCATGCTTTTCAGAAAATTGCTTGCCTTGCGTTTTGACAGTAACCAGCAGGTTTTTAACGGAAAGGAGAGGCAACAACTACTCAAGATTATCCTTGACTATTACAGTTTCCATCTGGATGGCTTTAAGAAGCCAAAATCATTGGAGGTGCTTAAAGAAGTTTTTTCATAA
- a CDS encoding FMN-binding negative transcriptional regulator, translating to MYTPPHYKNENIDEVREFIKANSFGILVSQTKGRLWGTHIPMELDFNEHGNTFLYSHISKANPQWKSFVDGEEVLAIFHGPHSYVSSSWYQKEDVPTWNYIAVHVYGKVEIIEGKELIDSLKKLVDTYEHGSEHPVSVENLSEKTMRQVNGIVGFKIAVSEIQATYKLSQTRKETDFHTIVNQLENSSDFMSNATAKAMKQSREKE from the coding sequence ATGTACACTCCACCGCACTACAAAAATGAAAATATTGACGAAGTCCGGGAATTTATCAAAGCTAACAGCTTTGGCATACTGGTCAGTCAGACAAAAGGCAGATTGTGGGGAACGCATATTCCAATGGAACTGGACTTTAATGAACACGGCAATACTTTTTTATACAGCCATATTTCCAAAGCCAATCCACAATGGAAAAGTTTTGTGGATGGCGAAGAAGTATTGGCAATCTTCCACGGACCACATAGTTATGTCTCTTCTTCATGGTATCAAAAAGAAGATGTGCCTACCTGGAATTACATTGCAGTACATGTCTACGGAAAAGTCGAGATTATTGAAGGCAAGGAATTGATAGATTCGCTGAAAAAGCTCGTAGATACTTACGAACACGGTTCAGAACATCCGGTTTCTGTAGAGAATCTCTCCGAAAAAACGATGCGGCAGGTTAACGGAATTGTAGGCTTCAAAATTGCCGTTTCTGAAATTCAGGCAACCTATAAATTATCCCAAACCCGAAAAGAAACTGACTTCCATACGATTGTCAACCAATTGGAAAACAGTTCTGATTTTATGTCAAATGCCACGGCCAAAGCCATGAAGCAATCCAGAGAAAAAGAATAA
- a CDS encoding winged helix DNA-binding domain-containing protein gives MTQRDIAKFRMLAQQITKPELKSAPEMVAYFGAIQGQEYAQTKWSLGLRMPHLTDADIEKDLNEGRILRTHLLRPTWHFVAPEDIRWMLMLTGPRVEAINAYMYRKMELDNATFNQCNTIMQRALEGGKHLTREALSQEFLKNNIQADGTRLVCIMMKAELEGLICSGARQGNQFTYALLEERVSPVSKKERDEALAELSQRYFISHGPATAKDFSTWSGLSLTDCKKGIEMVKTHLAEEKIESETYYFSPKLNLDTATFGQLQLLPIYDEMIMGYKNREALMQYRNAVQPGKRLRYDNTLLFDGQVIGSWRRKIKPKVIDLEYEFLEQPDKKQESEFEKALLRFEKFYELPVNTINNSQ, from the coding sequence ATGACCCAACGCGATATCGCAAAATTTCGGATGCTTGCACAGCAGATTACCAAACCGGAACTAAAATCGGCTCCTGAAATGGTAGCCTATTTTGGAGCCATTCAAGGACAGGAATATGCCCAGACAAAATGGTCGCTTGGCTTACGGATGCCACATTTGACGGATGCCGATATTGAAAAAGACCTCAACGAAGGCCGAATTTTAAGAACGCACCTTTTGCGGCCTACCTGGCATTTTGTAGCTCCGGAAGATATCCGGTGGATGTTGATGCTAACAGGCCCAAGAGTAGAAGCCATAAATGCTTATATGTACCGAAAGATGGAACTGGACAATGCGACTTTCAATCAATGCAACACCATCATGCAGCGTGCTCTTGAAGGTGGAAAACATCTGACTCGCGAAGCATTGAGCCAGGAATTTCTCAAAAACAACATTCAGGCTGACGGTACGCGTTTAGTTTGCATCATGATGAAGGCAGAACTTGAAGGGCTTATCTGTAGTGGCGCCAGACAAGGCAATCAGTTTACGTATGCGTTGCTGGAAGAAAGGGTTTCGCCTGTCAGCAAAAAAGAACGGGATGAAGCTCTGGCTGAACTTTCCCAACGCTATTTCATCAGCCACGGACCCGCAACCGCCAAAGATTTTTCGACCTGGTCCGGATTGAGCCTGACCGACTGTAAAAAGGGGATCGAAATGGTCAAAACCCATCTGGCAGAAGAAAAAATAGAATCTGAAACCTATTATTTTTCTCCCAAACTAAATCTTGACACCGCAACTTTCGGGCAACTGCAACTGCTTCCTATTTATGACGAAATGATTATGGGCTATAAAAACAGGGAAGCTTTAATGCAATACCGAAATGCTGTACAACCCGGAAAAAGACTCCGATATGACAACACGCTTTTATTTGACGGACAGGTTATTGGTTCCTGGAGAAGAAAAATAAAACCAAAAGTAATCGATCTGGAATATGAATTTCTGGAACAGCCGGACAAAAAGCAAGAATCCGAATTTGAAAAGGCTTTACTTCGGTTTGAAAAATTTTATGAACTACCCGTTAATACAATTAATAACTCCCAATAA
- a CDS encoding bifunctional helix-turn-helix domain-containing protein/methylated-DNA--[protein]-cysteine S-methyltransferase, with protein MNEQEHINYIRIAEAIEYIRKNFKNQPNLDDVAAKVHLSPFHFQRLFTEWAGVSPKKFLQYISVEHAKHILKEKEATLFDAAYETGLSGTGRLHDLFIKIEGMTPGEFKNGGENLSINYSYAESPFGNIIVASTPKGICYMAFSENENHSFSDLKSHFPNAQLKQKLDLIQQNALYIFTHDWDKLHQVKLHLKGTDFQLKVWETLLKIPMGDLSTYGKIAEKIQKPRASRAVGTAIGSNPVAFLIPCHRVIQSSGNFGGYMWGNTRKTAIIGWEAAQSLSPKL; from the coding sequence ATGAATGAGCAAGAACACATCAATTATATCCGGATTGCAGAAGCCATCGAATATATCCGGAAAAATTTCAAGAACCAGCCCAATCTCGATGACGTAGCGGCAAAGGTACACCTGAGTCCTTTTCATTTTCAACGCCTTTTTACGGAATGGGCGGGCGTTAGCCCAAAAAAATTCCTGCAATACATTAGCGTTGAACATGCCAAACATATCCTCAAAGAAAAAGAAGCGACGCTGTTTGACGCTGCCTACGAAACCGGACTGTCAGGAACCGGAAGACTGCACGACCTTTTTATCAAAATTGAAGGAATGACGCCCGGAGAATTTAAAAACGGTGGCGAAAACCTTTCCATCAATTATAGCTATGCCGAAAGTCCGTTTGGCAATATTATAGTAGCTTCAACACCAAAAGGAATCTGCTATATGGCTTTTTCCGAAAATGAAAACCATTCGTTTTCAGACCTGAAAAGTCATTTTCCTAATGCCCAACTAAAACAAAAACTGGACCTCATACAGCAAAATGCCCTGTATATTTTCACACACGACTGGGACAAACTCCATCAGGTAAAATTGCACCTGAAAGGAACCGATTTCCAGTTGAAAGTTTGGGAAACCTTGCTGAAAATTCCAATGGGCGATTTATCGACCTATGGTAAGATTGCCGAAAAAATTCAGAAACCAAGAGCATCACGGGCTGTCGGAACGGCCATTGGCAGCAACCCGGTAGCCTTTCTGATTCCTTGCCATCGTGTTATCCAGTCCAGTGGAAATTTTGGAGGCTATATGTGGGGCAATACCCGAAAAACAGCCATCATTGGATGGGAAGCGGCACAATCACTTTCTCCAAAACTATAA